The following is a genomic window from Mya arenaria isolate MELC-2E11 chromosome 4, ASM2691426v1.
CAGGATCGTACATAAACATTGCCTGACCTGGGTCACAGGATCGTACACAAACATTGCCTGACCTGGGTCATAGGATCGTACATAAACATTGCCTGACCTGGGTCATAGGATCGTAGCTCGACATGCCTGACCTGGGTCATAGGATCGTACATAAACATTGGCTGACCTGGGTCACAAGATCGTAGCTcgacaagaaaaaaaagaagaaaaaaaacaaaaacaaaacatgcaaatattGTCGACTTAGATTGCAGATCGACACTGTATTGGACATTTAATTTGGTTGTCATCGGTCATAGAACGAAGCTCGACAAAAGAAAGCAACATGCAAATATTGTCGACAATATACTGGACATCAAAACTGGGTGACCCGTAGCTCgacgaaataaaacaaaaataaacatacaaacttGCGATAAAATTGCCAGGATTGTTGATTTAGGTAATTGAAGAGACAATGATTTCCATGACAATGTTTACCGACTATCGGATTTGTTTCGATGCAGTGATCACCATTGACAAATTGATAGCAAATACTATTACTGAATAACAAAAGGATGTAACCGTCACAATTTTCCGGTTTTTCATTCTTaccttcaaattcaaaacaataacaaatgcaaaaataaactaaaaatgtttaacaGAATAAACGATAGATACTGTATTTATGTCATTGTATTTATCCTCTTTCTTTAATCATAAAAACTATCATAAAGCAATTCATAGTTTTATTAATGGGGCTACGGAAATATAGCTCGGGCTACAGAAATCTCAAAGTGTGTAGCCCCATTGACTGCCATGTTAATTCGCACATTGAATATAGAACATATTATGAAAAGGGTACATGCCATTTATTTAGATTAATTTGTCAGTGTGACACTAGCACTGTGTCATTTGATTCCTTCCACAATTGGAATTTTGCGACCTTTGACATGTTGTAATAATATGAAACAGgcgttttctaaaatatataaaagatatatcCAAAAATACTGTTTGAAATGAAGAAACTATAATTTCAAATTCTGTCACCACTTTTTGACACAAACTTAACATAAAAACCATTATAAAACGAAGAAAAGTGAACGGGACAAAGCAAATTATGGGGATATTTTCCGACTTTGACCTTCaaatgacattgacattgaagtCCTTAATGTTATATCTCAATTTGAAGTACATTATGAGAGAAGTAATACCATAGAAGAAAAATCACTCttagttattttataaaaaaaattgccacATTTGAAAATAGTACTTTTACTGAAATGGCAATTCATGGCGTTCATCTTGGGTGCCATCTTTGATATTTCCTTTTCGCAAGAACCCCTTCTCATGCGATCCAGTCGACAATATTCGCATGTTGCTTTATTTTGTCGAGCAACGATATATGACCCAGATCAACCAATTTTGATGCCGAATACATTATCGatctacaatatttatttacagtgtttttgttaaatttagtttaaccaatatatattttacaacgatcgTGAAGAAAGATATGATAACTTTTACTAAGTAATTATCTGTGCACGATTTTTGCGCGAGTtcagtgtggtcttgtgttttgaGGAAAatcggagaaaacccacttgtccggcttggtgaccactaaccaaactcacatgcacacattaatcgaacccgggtcgccttggtgagaagcgagtgcgctaaccactgcactaatCGTTCTATTTTGTCGAGCTACGACCCAGGTCAgccaaaatttatgtttatcagattgtcgatctacgatctacgatcTAGGTCgaccaatttatttattgttgctGATGTACCATCTGCGAACTACGCGCCAATTTCACACAccttaaataaatagataatcAAATGTTATCTATAAATCGGTCAGCAATACTTGGGTCCATCCCGGGCACCAATCAACTGCGGGCCTCCCGAAACGATGACAGGATTGACCGCCTTAACCACGTGTACACTACCGTCCTCCTGGTTGTGTTTGCCGTCGTCGGCAGCACCACCCAGTTTGCGGGTCACCCAATCCACTGTTGGCATCCTCCGGAGTTCGAAGAGATGGAATGGTACGAAAGCTACATCGACAACTATTGCTGTAGAACGTTCCTTTGTGGTCTGTTTACAACTGTCAAACTCTTATATGTGTGCAATGTGATTCTTCATGTTGAACTTATTCATGGGCATGGACTATATGTTCTatggttttgacattttgaaaggATTTCAGACTTACCAGCCGTGGAAACAGAGCCCAAGGTTTCCCCTGGTCACGTTTTGTGATTTTGAAATCCGACAACTACAGAACATTCAACGCTGGACATTGCAGTGCGTTCTTCCCATTAACCTTTTCAATGAGAAGGTGTTCATCTTTCTGTGGTTCTTGCTGTTCCTGATGGTCATATTGTCCATCTACAACCTCGTCAGCTGGTGTTACATCGTCATGCTGAAGAGGCACCGCTACCAGTACGTGAAAAAGTACCTGACGATAACAAACCGAATACAGGGCGACTTTGACGACAAGTTGTGACGCCGGTTCGCCAATCACTATATCCGGGACGACGGAGTGTTCGTATTGCGCATTATCTCCAACAACGCGACGGACCTGGTGACAACGGACCTCGTGAACCACCTGTGGCAAATGTTTCAAGACAAGCAAAGCGGTGGACGACCGGGCAGCACTGGAAAAAAACTGCGGCCCCTGCCCAGGGATGCAAATACCAGCGCTACTGAGCGTAACTCAGTAAAGTACGAAAAGCCGGGCTTTTTGTGAAAGCCAGGTATGAAATATCATACTTGTACTTCTCAAGTTGTTTACCAGAAATATTagtcttttttaaaatgacttaaatgttttttcaatgtaaaatctCGTGGAAAGTCAGATaagaaatatcataaatgtacgttcttgttgatttccaaaaatgaaagttttatgTTATACATCAAAAAGAGTTATATGTAAAGTGACAGAATTGAAGTAATAGGAGGGCGATTTCTTGAAAAGTCGCAAAATCTCGGGCTTTTCGCAATAAGCCGGTTTTTTGTGAAAAGCCAGatatgaaatatcaaacatgtaCTTCTAAAGTTGTTTACCAGAAGTGCatgtaaaatatagttttttcaAAGTTAACGTGACAAAACTAAAGTAATTCGAGTGCGTTTTCTTGAAAAGACGCAGCAACTGGGCTTTTCGCGAATAGCCACAAACAGCCGGGCTTTTCGTGAAAAGCCGCCAAAAGCCAGGCTTTTTGTGAATGCCAGTGGTATgaaatatcatacatgtacttctcaAGTTGATTACCGgaaatattagttttataaaaatgacttaaatagtttttcaatgtaaatgTGTCAAAAATGAAGTAATAGGAGGGTTTTCGTGAAAAGtcagatatgaaatattatacatgtacgtTCTAGATGATTTTCAGAaatggaagttttattatatacaacaaaaagTTTCAATGTAAAGTGGTAGAAATGAAGTAATAGGAGCCCGATTTCTTGAAAAGTCGCCCAAAATCGGGCTTTTCGCGATAAGCCGTTGTTTTCGTGAAAAGCCAGATATGAAATATCTAACATGTTCTTCTAAAGTTGTTTACCAGAAGTGCAAGTTAAAtactatgtaaaatattatttttaagttaacGTGACAAAACTGAAGTTATTCGAATGCTTTTTCTTTAAAAGCCGCAAACACTGTGCCTTTTGCGACTAGCCGCAAAAAGCCGAGTTTTTCGTGAAAAGCCAGATATGAAGTGTCATACgtgtaattttaatttgttaaccAGAAATGCAtgtctaaaaaaaatcaatgttaccgtgaaaaaaataaagaaaaggcTAGCATTTTCTTGACAAGACGTAAAAAGGGGAAATCGCCAAATACGGGTTTTTGCGAAAAGCCGCTAAGAGTCGGGATTTTCGTGAAAAGTCAGATGAAATAACATACATGTGCTTTAAAATTGATAGCTAGAAACGcaacttttattacatgtatatataagtttttACAATGTAGAcctgacaaaaacaaacaaagaaataagTGAGCGTTTAGTTACATGGCtatggtttttgttttaatataaagaatgttattattgacataaatttatttgtataaccATGTTCGTGCATCCAGACCATACCACGTGGAGGCGCTCTCTTCATGGTCCAcaatacaatatcatttaacacaatacaaataaattacaaacaatacaatacaaactaaagaattacaatacaaataccttacattataatgttgtaattacGAAATCTAAATTTAACTCAATATACgttatattaaacaaatctaaATGCAAGTCTTTGAGTGTCCGCAATAGACAGAATTTATTCGTGTATGGCAGATATAAATCGGCTATAAAACCACATTGAAAACGTAAACTATGGGTTACATGTATtgtgaaaaatgtatttattaagaaatcattttacatacaaaattattacttcagaaaaaaatgcctTAAACACTGAAAAACGTCAAATGTGTGCGACACAGTCATCCGGGTTTTAGTAAAAGTCCAATTCTTCTAAGAATTAACACAGTTTTTAAAGTGCTTCTCtctttcatttttctttcaattccGTATTATTTATTTGGACCGTAGGGGAGTGGGCACGTGCCAGCTGATTAACTTAATTGCCGACAAATTCAACAGCAGATGTTAACTGAAGAATCGTTATCGCCTTatccaaaaatattttggtaacACATTTCAAGTAGACTGATAGAGTGTTCTTGGCCTTTCGTAAAACAAGTTGACGTTATGTCGTATCTTGTCAATTATGATATATAATGAAGAAATGGCAGTTACTTTATAAATTAAGTTGGTTCTTGTTTACTATGGCattttaatgtataatataaaaggAACAGCTGCATGAAAATAGTATGACCATCCTATGTGAACTGATCAGTTAAAATAGTAATTGTGacacaatatttatcaaacCAGGGACATcttattacatatttgtttgAACGAAACAGATAGTCAATTATTAAGATTTGAACAATGTACATCACCATCTTCGAAACCACATATACtaactatatatacatacatatacgtAAGCACCTAAAACACAGATGTATGAATCAACGAAGGTGAGGATAAACAGAATTACcattatattcattattcaaaGATGTTAAAATCTCCGATCAAGTTTATGGCATATTAACAAAATTGCGACCAGACAATAGTTTATACCCTCCACGAAACTTATAAGTGCTACAGTActaaatcttcattattttcttttatttcttaattatattcAACCAAATTTTTAACACAGAATAAGTATACAGATACCGATAACGGTAAATTAcgctatttattatttaattattcagACAATTAAATTGCATTTGTGCGTTATATAGCCTAACCCGTTAAATGCACGAGGAAATCGCTCTGTGCCGCGAAATAAAATCGTACGTGGTTAAATATACAGTAGAcccatgaaaaacaaaaaatgactcGGATGTCCTACAAGAAATGAGGGTAGCAGTTGGATTGACTTGGGCAGGTTTCTCAATTGAGGTATGTTTATACGTTTTACATTTACAAGTTAATGATTTgctttgaaatatcaaaattaacattaaacatttgcGTTATAACTGCATTTCTACCTGgcatagtttttgactgcatgCTATACCAATTTAGTACCGTTACCATAAGGTTTACCCGTTCTTTAATGGTACCGTTTTTTAAACAAGTACCGGACCACGGAAAggtttaaacatgcattattagttaaaaaagtgaaactcacaaatttattcattattcatgctacattgtataataatttttGGTTTTACCTTTTTGACAAAGGTAACAAAAGTCTTTATATATTGATGCAAACATGAATATTTTGCCTTAAAAATTGCCTTAAAGATAAACGTGTACGTCTGTATCTTTCCTAAAACTTTCATTGAATTACGTTcactttttctaaaatatttcactattaAACTTGTCACACTTATAAGTTTCGTCAAATGTCTGACGTTAGTTCGATTCAATAATACGAATATTTGCCAAATGTTAATCAAACGATTGCCCATTGACATGTCTAAACGTTAATTGATACTTTTTGACAGAAATGTGATAAGGGCCTTTAATAAGGCAgaacatacaatttaaaatattcttaccTCACACAGGATGCTGTAATCCTGACATTTCTTAGAACACACTGAGCACGGATATTTTACCATTCTAACATCGGTTATGACAAAGTCATAAGAGTCCgtataatttaaggtttatatatatacattcctCGGGTCCCAAAGACCACTCAGATCAGAGCAGTACCAGGCCCGTTTGATACCCACTTCACACTTGGGAGTTTATGAGTCTGTCCCCACTGCACTGGGAGCTTATTAAATGGGCTCTGCTAATTGAGAGATATTTGGATCTATGTTTGCGGTGGTAACGCTAACAGACCCCCCACTTACCCTTTCCCATTTATGGCTATGCCATAACCCAGGGCCGCCAATTTGATTTtagttttacttttttgttgcaacatgtacataaaacaaagaaaacctTATATGGATATCATTTTTGACAAACTTGTACAGTttcataaaacaagaacatttgAATCGAAAACGTCGATACGGCAAAAAAGGTTCTCCTGGCCGAAATAACACtttaattcaataatttattttatttaataatttgccTTTACTCAATACAACATTGTTCAGtgcatttatttaaactatCATCACATAATTTTGCTTGATAAGAACTACGTATTAAGTAGCTTAGTTTTTCGTTTACTTGgaaatcttcataaaaaattCTTATGATTCAACATTTCACTACTACATTCTTGTAGTTTAGGCTCTTAGTAGATTTCCTTAGTATGAACACACCAATGTCTTTCGTAGCTTTTAGTTATGACTTCATTGACAAAAAGCCGTATGAAAGTCAGTGTTCTTTACGAAAAGCCACGGCTTTTTGCGAAAAGCCCGGCTTTTTGCGGCTTTTCGCAAAAAGCCCGGCTTTTGCACTTTAGTCATACCGTAACTCTACCCATGCAAGTTAAGAGTTGATAATGATATTGTAATGTAATTGGCTATGCATATTTGCCAAACTCTtcttacattttataatattcaaCATGATTTATCCAGTTAGTATATTAAAATACTGCCTGCGTTTGTTGTCAACAGTAACTTTCATTGGCCGCGAAAATACATTACTTTTCCCCCTACCTGCAATAATAGTTGTGTTGCATACACCGGTCAGTGGCTTTACAATAGCTCATGGTTATAGTTTAATGTACTTACGTTAAACTCTCTTAATAATGTCATTCCATTTAGTTATTTCACGTTGTAATTGAAACACGGAagtaaaaacagtttgttttggGGCGGCCTCTTTTACTGGAATAATCTCTATTCGTAAAACATGCTTTATAGGTAAAATGCTATACCTCTGTAATACAAGGTTACGTTAAACCATTACTTTAAGTTGTTAACGTCACGGTGGATCACGCGTACGAGACCGGAGTACGTATCATAGGGATTTCGTCCGGATTCCGTACGTGGCACTAGATTTGATGTGGCGGAGGACTACAAGCTACGGATTTTCCGCACGGCTGCTGATTGGATGAGATTGGCCATTTTGGATTTTCCGGGTTTCTGATTGGTGTTGGGGCAAATGATTGCCATGTCCTCATCACCAAGTATCAAGGCGCGGGAAAGTATAAATACAAGACCGCGCAGCAGACGCCAGCTTTCACAACTTTTCGGCCATATTGGAAACTTTAAAAacttaactttcaaatcttttcaTACAAGTTTATTTAACAAGAAAGAGAGCCACCCTGcagcaatgtaaatattatattatatcattatagaTAATAGATAAAAGGAACGTtatcattaaaagaacatttactctttaatcaaagtaatattattacagtatcatatttgtttgcaaggattgatatttatttatgagtAAATGAAAGTTATTACACATATCACGATCGTTGGTCCTGTATCTAGTAAATTTAAATGTCAACTGGAGCATCTGCTGTCTGTTTCGCATGAAATAAGGTAAACAACAAATCGAACGTATAAATTGAGTCGTCTACGTAAGGGTTCACGTTACAATGGTGTCAGAAGTGggttgttaaaatgttttaacatccGCGAACGATACCCTACATACACGCATAATTTACGACGTTGGAATTTGTGACGGAAAGGCGTTGGTCATTTTGCGGCACTCACAGATTTCGGATCACCGCCTTAAGACATAGGTGACTGCACGGTTGCACAACACAAGGACTTACGGATCCTTTCACTTGCGGTTTTACGGTGCGGATTTGCGGCCGCTCATTACGCCGTGTAGTGCGGATTCGGACGGTGTGGTGCGACATACGGATAGTACGGATTTACGGATCCTTTCACTTGCGGTTTTACGGTGCGGATTTGCGGCCGATCATTACGCCGTTTAGTGCGGATTCGGACGGTGCGGTACGGCGTACGGAATAACTGATCCTCTTACGGTGTGGATTTACGGCCGCACTAGAACGTCGAATATTGCGGATCCGCAGGGCGTGACGAACCGCTAGTTTACTGAACGAATTTGCGAATTTTCGGTTCGACGCACGGCCGCACATTTAACCGTTTTCTACAGGTTTCAGTGGTGCGGAagcatttcttttattaatattataacggaattttaaaacaaatattatttaataacaacagattaacttaataaaataaataaataagaaagcTCAATTTACATCTTTAAAATGGCCGATGGTAATGACTCAGAGTCCGAACAGTCGGATGTCATGCTTAACATGAACAACAATGAGCAGAGGGAAGACCAAGGTGACCATGAGTATGTTAGTCGCCATAGGGTACAAGGTCCTCGAATAAAGCCTGATCCATACACGGGTGAAGAAGACTGGGAGCAGTACATCGCTTATTTCGAGGACTGGGCGGAGTTAGCACAATGGACTGCAAAAGAAACACTTCTTTATCTGGCGACATCTTTGAAGGGTCAAGCCAGGGTGCACTACAGTTCTTTACCAATGGAAGAGAAGCGGTCTTACAGGTTCCTTACAGCAAGACTGGAACAGCGCTTCGGTAGTAAGAGACAACAGAGTAGATAGATATCTAAACTCCAGAATAGAGTTAGAGGTAAAAGTGAGACCATAGCGACGTTTGGAGATGAAGTCCGATTATTATCACAGAAGTCTTATGCGAATTTGGACCAAGAGGCCCAAGAAATGCTAGCGCTTCAACATTTCTACAAGAGCGTATCCCCGGAGATGAGGTGCAGGCCCATGGATAAGGGTTGCAGTACCATCAGGGATGCTGTAGA
Proteins encoded in this region:
- the LOC128231049 gene encoding innexin-3-like, whose amino-acid sequence is MLSINRSAILGSIPGTNQLRASRNDDRIDRLNHVYTTVLLVVFAVVGSTTQFAGHPIHCWHPPEFEEMEWYESYIDNYCCRTFLCGFQTYQPWKQSPRFPLVTFCDFEIRQLQNIQRWTLQCVLPINLFNEKVFIFLWFLLFLMVILSIYNLVSWCYIVMLKRHRYQYVKKYLTITNRIQGDFDDKL